The Streptomyces sp. NBC_01689 genome includes a window with the following:
- a CDS encoding ribonuclease D, whose amino-acid sequence MTDAQETAEDSSLRTTGGGPPDDVESAPIPLLEPREGIPPVVADESSLAEVIAAFAAGTGPVAVDAERASGYRYGQRAYLVQLRRAGAGSALIDPVACPDLSGLGEAISGVEWVLHAATQDLPCLREIGMVPTRLFDTELAGRLAGFPRVGLGAMVESVLGFVLEKGHSAVDWSTRPLPEPWLRYAALDVELLVDLRDALEKELDRQGKLEWAQQEFDAIAQAEPAPPRKDPWRRTSGMHKVRRRRQMAVVRELWETRDRVAQRRDISPGKVLGDAAIVEAALSLPPNVHALSALNGYGHRMGRRQLEQWQAAVDRAKALPDAELPQPGQPVTGPPPPRAWADKDPAAAARLSAARAAVSALAEQLNMPQENLITPDTVRRVCWEPPAPADAGSVAAALAGYGARPWQVEQVTPVLVTSLSADH is encoded by the coding sequence GTGACCGACGCCCAAGAGACCGCAGAAGACAGCTCACTGCGAACCACCGGAGGCGGCCCTCCGGACGACGTCGAATCGGCGCCGATCCCTTTGCTCGAGCCCCGGGAGGGCATTCCGCCCGTCGTGGCGGACGAGTCCTCGCTCGCCGAGGTGATCGCCGCGTTCGCCGCCGGAACCGGCCCCGTGGCCGTCGACGCCGAACGCGCGTCCGGCTACCGCTACGGCCAGCGCGCCTACCTGGTGCAGCTGCGCCGCGCGGGGGCGGGCAGCGCATTGATCGACCCCGTCGCCTGTCCCGACCTGTCGGGGCTCGGTGAGGCGATCTCCGGCGTGGAGTGGGTGCTGCACGCGGCCACCCAGGACCTGCCCTGCCTGCGGGAGATAGGCATGGTGCCGACGCGGCTGTTCGACACCGAGCTGGCCGGCCGTCTCGCCGGGTTCCCCCGGGTGGGCCTCGGCGCCATGGTGGAGAGCGTCCTCGGTTTCGTCCTGGAGAAGGGACACTCCGCGGTCGACTGGTCCACCCGCCCCCTGCCCGAGCCCTGGCTGCGCTACGCCGCGCTCGACGTGGAACTGCTCGTGGACCTGCGCGACGCCCTGGAGAAGGAGCTCGACCGGCAGGGCAAGCTGGAATGGGCCCAGCAGGAGTTCGACGCGATCGCGCAGGCCGAGCCCGCGCCGCCGCGCAAGGACCCCTGGCGCCGTACGTCGGGCATGCACAAGGTGCGCCGCCGCCGTCAGATGGCGGTCGTACGGGAGCTGTGGGAGACCCGGGACCGGGTCGCCCAGCGCCGCGACATCTCACCCGGCAAGGTCCTCGGGGACGCGGCGATCGTCGAGGCCGCCCTCTCCCTGCCTCCCAATGTGCACGCCCTGTCCGCGCTGAACGGCTACGGGCACCGCATGGGGCGGCGCCAGCTGGAGCAGTGGCAGGCCGCGGTCGACCGCGCCAAGGCGCTGCCCGACGCCGAGCTCCCGCAGCCGGGGCAGCCGGTGACCGGCCCGCCCCCGCCGCGGGCCTGGGCGGACAAGGACCCGGCCGCCGCCGCCCGGCTCTCCGCCGCGCGCGCCGCCGTGTCCGCGCTGGCCGAGCAGCTCAACATGCCGCAGGAGAACCTGATCACTCCGGACACCGTGCGGCGGGTGTGCTGGGAGCCGCCGGCCCCCGCCGACGCGGGGTCCGTGGCCGCCGCGCTCGCCGGGTACGGCGCCCGGCCCTGGCAGGTCGAACAGGTGACACCGGTCCTGGTGACCTCCCTGTCCGCCGACCACTGA
- a CDS encoding DUF3000 domain-containing protein → MDDAKEGDQDAKETAPLPFRAAVDALKGARLRPEIEIDPTRPPQRLAPYSYALEAAVVAEDEDLADGRLVLLHDPAGHEAWQGAFRLVTLIRAELEPEMAADPLLPDVSWSWLTGALQARGLSYGEPSGTVTRASSHYFGGLAERPAASQIEIRASWTPREGLGGVPDTAAHLAAWCDLLCQIAGLPPAGPGDASVVTLPQRRGPQSR, encoded by the coding sequence ATGGACGATGCCAAGGAGGGGGACCAAGATGCGAAGGAGACTGCTCCGTTGCCGTTCCGGGCCGCCGTCGACGCGCTGAAGGGGGCCCGCCTGCGGCCGGAGATCGAGATCGACCCGACGCGTCCGCCGCAGCGCCTGGCCCCGTACTCGTACGCGCTGGAGGCCGCGGTCGTCGCCGAGGACGAGGATCTCGCGGACGGCCGGCTGGTCCTGCTGCACGACCCCGCGGGCCACGAGGCCTGGCAGGGCGCCTTCCGCCTGGTGACCCTGATCCGCGCCGAGCTGGAGCCGGAGATGGCCGCCGATCCGCTGCTGCCCGACGTCTCCTGGTCGTGGCTGACCGGCGCCCTGCAGGCCCGCGGTCTGTCGTACGGCGAGCCGAGCGGCACCGTGACCCGGGCGAGTTCGCACTACTTCGGGGGGCTGGCCGAGCGCCCGGCCGCGTCGCAGATCGAGATCCGCGCCTCCTGGACACCGCGCGAGGGGCTGGGCGGCGTCCCGGACACGGCCGCGCATCTGGCCGCCTGGTGCGACCTGCTCTGTCAGATCGCGGGCCTGCCGCCGGCCGGGCCGGGCGACGCCTCGGTGGTGACGCTGCCGCAGCGGCGGGGGCCCCAGTCGCGCTGA
- a CDS encoding response regulator transcription factor, with protein sequence MSVLLEQPASLVAYRPNKPTAMVVVADPRVRSTVTRHLWALGVRDVIEASSVAEARPRIGNPRDICVADVHLPDGSGLTLLSETRAAGWPNGLALSAADDIGAVRNALAGGVKGYVVTGTRTNVGLPTRPGAAPIGSAAARMHRRPPGAPSHPGGYRELSGREVEVLRLVAEGQSNKAIGVSMGLSALTVKSHLARIARKLGTGDRAGMVAVALRTGIIH encoded by the coding sequence GTGTCCGTTCTCCTCGAGCAGCCCGCAAGCCTGGTCGCCTACCGCCCGAACAAGCCGACCGCCATGGTGGTCGTGGCCGACCCACGGGTCCGTTCCACCGTCACACGCCACCTCTGGGCGCTCGGAGTGCGCGACGTCATCGAGGCGTCGTCCGTCGCGGAGGCCCGTCCCCGAATCGGCAACCCGCGCGACATCTGTGTCGCCGACGTCCACCTTCCCGACGGCAGCGGGCTCACCCTGCTGTCCGAGACCCGGGCCGCCGGCTGGCCCAACGGCCTCGCCCTGTCCGCCGCCGACGACATCGGCGCCGTACGCAACGCCCTGGCGGGCGGCGTCAAGGGCTATGTCGTCACCGGCACCCGCACCAACGTCGGGCTCCCCACCCGGCCCGGCGCGGCGCCCATCGGCTCGGCCGCCGCCCGTATGCACCGCCGCCCCCCGGGTGCCCCGAGCCACCCGGGCGGCTACCGCGAGCTCTCCGGCCGTGAGGTCGAGGTGCTCCGGCTGGTCGCGGAGGGCCAGTCGAACAAGGCCATCGGCGTCTCGATGGGCCTGTCCGCGCTGACCGTCAAGAGCCACCTCGCCCGCATCGCCCGCAAGCTCGGCACGGGCGACCGCGCCGGGATGGTGGCGGTGGCCCTGCGGACGGGGATCATCCACTGA